One genomic region from Lineus longissimus chromosome 6, tnLinLong1.2, whole genome shotgun sequence encodes:
- the LOC135488919 gene encoding F-box/LRR-repeat protein 7-like isoform X1 gives MADASFFTLAQNAAQAQHFTGSSTAEGRKQSMFPGAVGSPNNPRRRSSIPRKGLLGDDHQLESFDPQPAKADPGDGPPPTPRLGERNHHEVAPGTPMVAQHSEQKRHISKLPDKILLKIFSYIPHKELCKIATVCKKWRLMAYDSRLWQVVSLRPDFSGLHVSSIEALLALISVRFGHTLRYIELPSELVTPPVVHELANKCPNLKYITLDFSNAMQLHDFNDLNAFPCNLKSMCICLSEVIFMEGFMRRIYSCLSSLQVLHLIGTFELSNDEEEEIYEVINISKIKAHTPNLRVVNLYGISFVDDSHVELLSSNCIHLECLALNFCLRVKGASLKVVLQKCRKLRSLLLQHTSIEDQNMMDIEWEKTVVDELDITSTELSTDCLDNILNRMNGFRYLGVGHCDFFVDKVLEKLMQKELFTNLEAIDIGYTTMLSEVMINRFLRKHGPQLRGFVVNGKSKLTEQFWVTAIPQLKQARTLVLGTADGWFLKLSSKVHIDQIIEEFAKNCPFLERLEIQWDPQTIRYSDKSSKFIDHLRLRCPHLKSLTLSDGEYYEMAKSNFERADRSKVVRTTTNYQTSLVSLLRDYNDLLFN, from the exons ATGGCAGACGCGTCCTTTTTTACGCTGGCACAAAATGCCGCCCAAGCCCAGCACTTTACTGGGAGTTCTACTGCGGAAGGG CGTAAACAGTCCATGTTCCCCGGTGCTGTCGGATCACCTAACAACCCG CGGAGGAGGTCTAGCATTCCACGCAAAGGTCTCTTGGGAGATGACCATCAG CTTGAGTCCTTTGATCCTCAG CCCGCTAAAGCAGATCCA GGAGATGGGCCTCCTCCGACCCCTCGTCTAGGAGAACGGAACCATCATGAAGTGGCCCCTGGCACACCAATGGTGGCTCAACATTCGGAACAGAAG CGTCATATCTCCAAACTCCCGGACAAGATTCTCCTCAAGATCTTCTCCTATATCCCTCACAAGGAACTCTGCAAGATAGCCACCGTCTGCAAGAAATGGCGTCTGATGGCTTACGACAGTCGACTCTGGCAGGTTGTCTCCCTCCGCCCAGACTTCTCCGGTCTCCACGTGAGCTCCATCGAAGCCCTCCTTGCTCTCATTAGTGTTCGCTTTGGTCACACGCTGCGCTACATCGAGCTTCCAAGTGAACTTGTCACGCCTCCTGTAGTCCATGAGCTCGCCAACAAGTGTCCCAACCTCAAGTACATCACTTTGGATTTCTCTAACGCGATGCAGCTTCATGACTTCAACGATCTCAATGCTTTCCCATGCAATTTGAAGAGTATGTGTATCTGCTTGTCGGAGGTCATCTTCATGGAGGGCTTCATGCGGAGGATCTACAGCTGTCTCTCTTCCCTTcaagttttacatctcattg GCACCTTCGAGCTCTCCAATGACGAGGAAGAAGAGATCTACGAGGTGATCAACATTAGCAAGATCAAGGCTCACACGCCCAACCTCCGCGTGGTCAACCTGTATGGCATCAGCTTTGTAGATGACTCGCACGTCGAGCTCCTGTCGAGCAACTGCATCCATCTCGAGTGTCTGGCGTTGAACTTCTGTCTGCGAGTAAAGGGGGCATCGCTCAAGGTTGTTCTGCAGAAGTGTAGGAAGCTGAGGAGTTTGTTGCTACAACATACCT CAATCGAGGACCAGAACATGATGGACATTGAATGGGAGAAGACTGTTGTTGATGAGCTCGACATCACGTCCACCGAACTCTCCACCGACTGTCTTGACAACATTCTCAACAGAATGAATGGATTCCGTTACCTTGGCGTAGGACATTGTGATTTCTTTGTTGATAAG GTTTTGGAGAAACTGATGCAGAAAGAACTCTTTACAAACCTGGAAGCGATTGATATAGGATACACGACGATGCTGTCGGAAGTGATGATCAACCGCTTCCTGAGGAAACACGGCCCACAACTCCGCGGCTTCGTGgtcaatggaaaatcaaaactgaCTGAGCAGTTCTGGGTGACGGCAATCCCTCAGCTCAAGCAGGCAAG GACGCTGGTCCTTGGCACGGCCGACGGCTGGTTCCTCAAACTCTCAAGCAAGGTCCACATTGATCAGATCATTGAAGAGTTTGCCAAGAACTGTCCGTTCCTGGAGCGCCTTGAGATTCAGTGGGATCCACAAACGATCAGATACAGTGACAAGAGCAGCAAATTCATTGACCATCTCAG ATTGCGCTGCCCCCACCTCAAATCTCTGACACTAAGCGACGGCGAATATTACGAGATGGCCAAGTCAAATTTTGAGCGTGCCGACCGCAGCAAGGTTGTGCGTACCACTACTAACTACCAGACGAGTCTAGTCAGCCTCCTTCGTGACTACAACGACCTGCTGTTCAATTGA
- the LOC135488919 gene encoding F-box/LRR-repeat protein fbxl-1-like isoform X8 produces the protein MTFDTIRHISKLPDKILLKIFSYIPHKELCKIATVCKKWRLMAYDSRLWQVVSLRPDFSGLHVSSIEALLALISVRFGHTLRYIELPSELVTPPVVHELANKCPNLKYITLDFSNAMQLHDFNDLNAFPCNLKSMCICLSEVIFMEGFMRRIYSCLSSLQVLHLIGTFELSNDEEEEIYEVINISKIKAHTPNLRVVNLYGISFVDDSHVELLSSNCIHLECLALNFCLRVKGASLKVVLQKCRKLRSLLLQHTSIEDQNMMDIEWEKTVVDELDITSTELSTDCLDNILNRMNGFRYLGVGHCDFFVDKVLEKLMQKELFTNLEAIDIGYTTMLSEVMINRFLRKHGPQLRGFVVNGKSKLTEQFWVTAIPQLKQARTLVLGTADGWFLKLSSKVHIDQIIEEFAKNCPFLERLEIQWDPQTIRYSDKSSKFIDHLRLRCPHLKSLTLSDGEYYEMAKSNFERADRSKVVRTTTNYQTSLVSLLRDYNDLLFN, from the exons ATGACATTCGATACAATC CGTCATATCTCCAAACTCCCGGACAAGATTCTCCTCAAGATCTTCTCCTATATCCCTCACAAGGAACTCTGCAAGATAGCCACCGTCTGCAAGAAATGGCGTCTGATGGCTTACGACAGTCGACTCTGGCAGGTTGTCTCCCTCCGCCCAGACTTCTCCGGTCTCCACGTGAGCTCCATCGAAGCCCTCCTTGCTCTCATTAGTGTTCGCTTTGGTCACACGCTGCGCTACATCGAGCTTCCAAGTGAACTTGTCACGCCTCCTGTAGTCCATGAGCTCGCCAACAAGTGTCCCAACCTCAAGTACATCACTTTGGATTTCTCTAACGCGATGCAGCTTCATGACTTCAACGATCTCAATGCTTTCCCATGCAATTTGAAGAGTATGTGTATCTGCTTGTCGGAGGTCATCTTCATGGAGGGCTTCATGCGGAGGATCTACAGCTGTCTCTCTTCCCTTcaagttttacatctcattg GCACCTTCGAGCTCTCCAATGACGAGGAAGAAGAGATCTACGAGGTGATCAACATTAGCAAGATCAAGGCTCACACGCCCAACCTCCGCGTGGTCAACCTGTATGGCATCAGCTTTGTAGATGACTCGCACGTCGAGCTCCTGTCGAGCAACTGCATCCATCTCGAGTGTCTGGCGTTGAACTTCTGTCTGCGAGTAAAGGGGGCATCGCTCAAGGTTGTTCTGCAGAAGTGTAGGAAGCTGAGGAGTTTGTTGCTACAACATACCT CAATCGAGGACCAGAACATGATGGACATTGAATGGGAGAAGACTGTTGTTGATGAGCTCGACATCACGTCCACCGAACTCTCCACCGACTGTCTTGACAACATTCTCAACAGAATGAATGGATTCCGTTACCTTGGCGTAGGACATTGTGATTTCTTTGTTGATAAG GTTTTGGAGAAACTGATGCAGAAAGAACTCTTTACAAACCTGGAAGCGATTGATATAGGATACACGACGATGCTGTCGGAAGTGATGATCAACCGCTTCCTGAGGAAACACGGCCCACAACTCCGCGGCTTCGTGgtcaatggaaaatcaaaactgaCTGAGCAGTTCTGGGTGACGGCAATCCCTCAGCTCAAGCAGGCAAG GACGCTGGTCCTTGGCACGGCCGACGGCTGGTTCCTCAAACTCTCAAGCAAGGTCCACATTGATCAGATCATTGAAGAGTTTGCCAAGAACTGTCCGTTCCTGGAGCGCCTTGAGATTCAGTGGGATCCACAAACGATCAGATACAGTGACAAGAGCAGCAAATTCATTGACCATCTCAG ATTGCGCTGCCCCCACCTCAAATCTCTGACACTAAGCGACGGCGAATATTACGAGATGGCCAAGTCAAATTTTGAGCGTGCCGACCGCAGCAAGGTTGTGCGTACCACTACTAACTACCAGACGAGTCTAGTCAGCCTCCTTCGTGACTACAACGACCTGCTGTTCAATTGA